In Luteitalea sp. TBR-22, one genomic interval encodes:
- a CDS encoding SpoIIE family protein phosphatase — MTAQVQAPAEVTHDAVTAAMLRHRRLLATLVLIALVAVCLWVVVALVRTRELPTLGLQMSRAGTVPWRPVDPGAPVVVRNVRSRGPAAAADIRAGDQVERIDGLAATDTRGLAARHDALRPGDVVAFTIVREGRRLTRHVTAAPVLAGGRQWLGVGVRLLLVFTLFLGIPSLVFKWRPHDPRALLFMLFGCSFGLSMLNFSVPGLSQVPETVLPLPDAFARFNVTSLAITYVCALAINPTLLHFLTLFPQPRLSPITLGRALRWTYLVPSLVGCLAAPVVVLLMLRWLPAPARMPAGFVVAALAGGLALRLWWTRLRRQSIRTLLTDEAHWLGATFALAVMATLLVGLLVLGLRSREAAGLTAGLLLGGTLGLFSIFVGIAYPLACGVTMWRSWTMSSEDLRQQIRWPLLSIALALGIAVALSLLSIALSFSTGSAPPPWLFSVFEISTWVAYSVIPLAFAAAVLRYGLMDIRFIIRLTFFYLLTSASVFVGTFAVVLLLATVVAEAADTNRVTTIVVTLIAVSLVEPLRRRVQRRVDKHFYRRTPDPVGVLARHGQALRTVARREDLERRLVLALQEAIPHGPSYVFRRREDQGEFVAAHSPDPTAREAYSALPWVGQRAQDLEGPTVLGEITMVVEEARAWARLGVEVLLPVRHGTEVPIVLGLGRKRSDDAWHDRDMELLSSLAAQTAMALADIDARLHDASLKEAFDNQRALLPQQLPQPEAFSIAGAWHPALTVGGDYYDAWWLSTDAVAICVADVSGKGLAASLVMANLQATVKALAGPDVTPADLCTRVNETLASNLRKGRFVTFFFGVLRLSTGELRYANAGHNPPMLVSGGHVHELALGDPGLGLLRTHPYRDATVQLDTDARLLLFTDGVTEGRSPEGEEFGVPRLLEIVERPHANAGNLRDDVLSSIAAWTQGQFDDDVTLLAVVARQGPHTLFQTQKIRLPGIG; from the coding sequence ATGACCGCTCAGGTCCAGGCGCCGGCGGAGGTGACCCACGACGCAGTGACCGCGGCGATGCTGCGGCATCGTCGTCTCCTGGCCACGCTCGTGCTGATCGCCCTGGTCGCCGTGTGCCTCTGGGTCGTGGTCGCCCTGGTTCGGACTCGCGAGTTGCCGACCCTCGGACTGCAGATGAGCCGCGCCGGGACGGTGCCCTGGCGACCCGTCGATCCGGGCGCCCCGGTCGTGGTGCGCAACGTGCGGTCGCGGGGGCCGGCCGCGGCCGCCGACATCCGCGCCGGCGACCAGGTCGAGCGCATCGACGGCCTGGCAGCCACCGATACGCGCGGCCTGGCGGCCCGCCACGATGCCTTGCGCCCGGGCGATGTCGTCGCCTTCACCATCGTCAGGGAGGGGCGCCGACTGACACGCCACGTCACCGCCGCGCCGGTGCTCGCCGGGGGACGCCAGTGGCTCGGCGTCGGCGTGCGGCTGTTGCTGGTCTTCACGCTGTTCCTGGGCATCCCGTCGCTGGTCTTCAAGTGGCGGCCCCACGACCCTCGCGCGCTGCTCTTCATGCTGTTCGGCTGCTCGTTCGGCCTGTCGATGCTGAACTTCTCGGTGCCGGGCCTGAGCCAGGTGCCCGAGACGGTGCTGCCGCTGCCCGACGCCTTCGCGCGGTTCAACGTGACCTCGCTGGCCATCACCTACGTGTGCGCGCTGGCGATCAACCCGACGCTGCTGCATTTCCTGACGCTGTTCCCGCAGCCGCGCCTGTCGCCGATCACCCTGGGGCGGGCGCTTCGCTGGACCTACCTGGTGCCGTCGCTGGTCGGCTGCCTCGCCGCGCCGGTCGTCGTGCTGCTGATGCTGCGCTGGCTGCCGGCGCCGGCGCGCATGCCGGCGGGGTTCGTCGTGGCGGCCCTGGCCGGGGGCCTGGCCCTGCGCCTCTGGTGGACGCGACTGCGCCGGCAGTCGATCCGCACCCTGCTGACCGACGAGGCGCACTGGCTGGGCGCGACGTTCGCCCTGGCCGTGATGGCCACCCTGCTGGTCGGCTTGCTCGTGCTCGGCCTGCGCTCCCGCGAGGCGGCGGGCCTGACGGCCGGCCTGCTGCTCGGCGGCACGCTCGGCCTCTTCAGCATCTTCGTCGGCATCGCCTACCCCCTGGCGTGCGGTGTCACGATGTGGCGCTCCTGGACGATGAGCAGCGAGGACCTGCGCCAGCAGATCCGGTGGCCCCTGCTCAGCATCGCGCTGGCGCTCGGCATCGCGGTGGCGCTGTCGCTGCTGTCCATCGCCCTGTCGTTCTCCACCGGCAGCGCGCCCCCGCCGTGGCTCTTCTCGGTCTTCGAGATCTCCACGTGGGTGGCCTACTCGGTGATTCCGCTCGCCTTCGCGGCGGCCGTGCTGCGCTACGGGCTGATGGACATCCGGTTCATCATCCGCCTGACGTTCTTCTACCTCCTCACGAGTGCCAGCGTCTTCGTGGGGACCTTCGCCGTGGTGCTGCTGCTGGCCACCGTCGTCGCGGAAGCCGCCGACACCAATCGGGTGACGACGATCGTCGTGACGCTGATCGCGGTGTCGCTGGTCGAGCCGCTGCGCCGACGGGTGCAGCGACGCGTCGACAAGCACTTCTACCGGCGGACGCCTGACCCGGTGGGCGTGCTGGCGCGCCACGGCCAGGCCCTGCGCACCGTCGCGCGGCGCGAGGACCTGGAGCGGCGCCTGGTCCTCGCCCTGCAGGAAGCCATCCCGCATGGCCCGTCGTACGTGTTCAGGCGGCGCGAGGACCAGGGCGAGTTCGTGGCCGCGCATTCGCCCGACCCGACCGCCCGCGAGGCCTACTCCGCCCTGCCGTGGGTCGGCCAGCGGGCCCAGGACCTCGAGGGCCCGACCGTCCTCGGCGAGATCACGATGGTGGTGGAAGAGGCGCGCGCCTGGGCTCGCCTCGGCGTCGAAGTGCTGCTGCCGGTGCGCCACGGCACCGAGGTGCCCATCGTGCTCGGCCTGGGCCGCAAGCGATCCGACGATGCCTGGCACGACCGCGACATGGAACTGTTGTCGTCGCTAGCGGCACAGACCGCGATGGCGCTGGCCGACATCGACGCGCGCCTCCACGACGCGTCGCTGAAGGAAGCCTTCGACAACCAGCGTGCGCTTCTGCCGCAGCAGTTGCCGCAGCCGGAGGCGTTCTCGATCGCCGGCGCCTGGCACCCGGCACTCACCGTGGGCGGCGACTACTACGATGCGTGGTGGCTCTCGACCGATGCGGTGGCGATCTGCGTGGCCGACGTGTCCGGCAAGGGACTGGCCGCGTCGCTGGTGATGGCCAACCTGCAGGCGACGGTGAAGGCGCTGGCCGGGCCGGACGTGACGCCGGCCGACCTGTGCACCCGCGTCAACGAGACGCTGGCCAGCAACCTGCGCAAGGGCCGGTTCGTGACGTTCTTCTTCGGGGTCCTGCGGCTCTCGACCGGCGAACTCCGCTACGCCAACGCGGGGCACAATCCGCCGATGCTCGTCTCCGGCGGCCACGTGCACGAACTCGCACTCGGCGACCCCGGCCTCGGCCTGCTGCGCACGCACCCCTATCGCGACGCCACCGTGCAGCTCGACACCGACGCGCGCCTCCTCCTCTTCACCGACGGCGTCACCGAGGGTCGCAGCCCGGAGGGCGAGGAATTCGGCGTCCCTCGCCTGCTGGAGATCGTCGAGCGCCCCCATGCCAATGCCGGCAACCTGCGCGACGACGTGTTGTCTTCCATCGCCGCGTGGACGCAGGGCCAGTTCGACGACGACGTCACGCTCCTCGCCGTCGTCGCGCGTCAGGGGCCGCACACGCTCTTCCAGACCCAGAAGATCCGGCTGCCGGGGATCGGGTAG
- a CDS encoding M48 family metalloprotease, whose amino-acid sequence MSRRFAGLQGLALAAGVAAITVACATNPATGKKEFNLMSEAQEVALGKESDPQIRQEMGVVNDPELQRYVDGIGRRLASATERPQLPWSFAIVDAPAVNAFAVPGGFVYVTRGILGHLNSEAELAGVLGHEIAHVTARHSAAQYSKQTAGSLGLLLGQIFVPELRPFGQAAEAGLGLLFLKFGRDDELQADELGAGYATAQGWDPRGVASMLETLGRLDEGSDRKGVPNWMSTHPMPADRVARLDARVAALRAQAGGRELAVNRAAYLDRIDGLMFGDNPREGVLRGNAFLHPDLGFRMTFPEGWQVQNTPQQVVAQPQGGGGYVFLQLVQQPQGASLRDVAAADLGQTGLQYLEGGETRVNGLPAFIATFRGQLQDQGEVVLRAAWIAHAQKVFRVAGLASAANAQAIARAVDGTVRSFEPLSRGEAERIRPNVITLQTAQAGDTWERLASGPGRGLVPARTLAVINGYTLQEPPRAGERIKIVVEQR is encoded by the coding sequence ATGAGCCGACGTTTCGCAGGGCTGCAAGGTCTGGCGCTCGCCGCGGGCGTTGCCGCGATCACGGTCGCGTGCGCCACCAATCCCGCGACGGGCAAGAAGGAGTTCAACCTCATGAGCGAGGCCCAGGAGGTCGCGCTCGGCAAGGAATCCGATCCCCAGATCCGGCAGGAAATGGGGGTCGTCAACGATCCGGAGTTGCAGCGTTACGTCGACGGCATCGGCCGCCGGCTCGCCAGCGCCACCGAGCGGCCCCAGCTCCCGTGGTCCTTCGCCATCGTCGATGCCCCGGCCGTGAACGCGTTCGCGGTGCCTGGTGGCTTCGTCTACGTCACCCGAGGCATCCTCGGGCACCTCAACAGCGAAGCGGAACTGGCCGGGGTGCTCGGTCACGAGATCGCCCACGTGACCGCACGACATTCGGCCGCGCAGTACAGCAAGCAGACAGCCGGTTCGCTCGGCCTCCTGCTCGGCCAGATCTTCGTCCCCGAGCTTCGCCCCTTCGGACAGGCGGCCGAGGCCGGCCTCGGCCTCCTCTTCCTGAAGTTCGGGCGTGACGACGAGCTGCAGGCCGATGAGTTGGGCGCGGGCTACGCCACCGCGCAGGGGTGGGATCCGCGCGGCGTCGCCAGCATGCTCGAAACGCTCGGCAGGCTGGACGAGGGAAGTGACCGCAAGGGCGTGCCCAACTGGATGTCCACACACCCGATGCCTGCCGATCGCGTCGCTCGGCTCGACGCACGCGTCGCGGCGCTGCGCGCCCAGGCGGGCGGCCGGGAGCTGGCCGTCAATCGCGCGGCATACCTCGATCGCATCGACGGGCTGATGTTCGGTGACAACCCGCGGGAAGGGGTGCTGCGAGGCAACGCCTTCCTCCATCCCGACCTCGGCTTCCGCATGACGTTCCCCGAGGGCTGGCAGGTCCAGAACACCCCGCAGCAGGTCGTGGCGCAGCCACAGGGTGGCGGCGGCTACGTGTTCCTGCAACTGGTCCAGCAGCCGCAGGGCGCGTCGCTGCGTGACGTCGCGGCAGCCGACCTCGGGCAGACCGGGTTGCAGTACCTCGAGGGCGGCGAGACGCGCGTGAACGGCTTGCCGGCCTTCATCGCGACGTTCCGTGGGCAACTGCAGGACCAGGGCGAGGTGGTGCTGCGCGCGGCGTGGATCGCGCACGCGCAGAAGGTGTTCCGCGTGGCCGGCCTCGCCTCGGCGGCCAACGCGCAGGCCATCGCGCGCGCCGTGGACGGGACGGTCCGGTCGTTCGAGCCACTCAGCCGCGGGGAGGCCGAGCGCATCCGGCCGAACGTCATCACCCTCCAGACCGCGCAGGCCGGCGACACCTGGGAGCGACTCGCATCGGGACCGGGTCGGGGCCTCGTGCCGGCCCGCACGCTGGCCGTGATCAACGGGTACACGCTGCAGGAACCGCCACGCGCCGGCGAACGGATCAAGATCGTCGTCGAACAGCGGTGA